The following coding sequences lie in one Actinomyces capricornis genomic window:
- the guaB gene encoding IMP dehydrogenase: MRRQQRWSYDGCVSDSITSPDIFAPTGLTYDDVLLLPGLTDVVPSEVDTSSRLTRRIRLSVPLLSAAMDTVTEAEMAIAMARQGGLGILHRNLSIEDQAQQVRRVKRSESGMVTDPVTVAPQATISQVDELCGHYKVSGLPVVDEEGGLVGIITNRDLRFVPPERWDAMEVRECMTPRERLITGSTGISREDAKALLAEHRIEKLPIIDDQGHLTGLITVKDFVKTEQYPSATKDEAGRLVVGAAVGYWGDTWDRAAALAEAGVDVIVVDTANGGAALALEMISRLKTDPAFGGVEIIGGNVATREGAQALIDAGADAVKVGVGPGSICTTRVVAGVGVPQVTAVYEAARACTPAGIPLIADGGLQYSGDIAKALVAGADTVMLGSLLAGCTESPGDLVFVNGKQWKRYRGMGSLGAMSSRGRTSFSKDRYFQADVSGDDKLIPEGIEGQVPYSGALGDVVYQLVGGLHQSMFYVGARTIADLKERGQFVRITSAGLKESHPHDVKMTVEAPNYTGRQEA, encoded by the coding sequence ATGCGCCGGCAGCAGCGGTGGTCATACGATGGCTGCGTGAGCGACTCGATCACCAGCCCAGACATCTTCGCCCCCACCGGACTGACCTACGACGACGTGCTGCTGCTGCCCGGGCTCACCGACGTCGTGCCCTCGGAGGTGGATACCTCCTCCCGCCTGACCAGGCGGATCCGCCTGTCCGTGCCGCTCCTGTCGGCGGCCATGGACACCGTCACCGAGGCGGAGATGGCCATTGCCATGGCCCGTCAGGGCGGCCTCGGCATCCTGCACCGCAATCTGTCCATCGAGGACCAGGCCCAGCAGGTCCGCCGCGTCAAGCGCTCGGAGTCGGGGATGGTCACCGACCCGGTCACGGTCGCGCCGCAGGCGACGATCTCCCAGGTCGACGAGCTGTGCGGGCACTACAAGGTCTCCGGCCTGCCCGTGGTCGATGAGGAGGGCGGCCTGGTCGGGATCATCACCAACCGGGACCTGCGCTTCGTGCCCCCCGAGCGGTGGGACGCCATGGAGGTGCGCGAGTGCATGACCCCGCGCGAGCGGCTCATCACCGGAAGCACCGGTATCTCCCGGGAGGACGCCAAGGCGCTCCTGGCTGAGCACCGCATCGAGAAGCTGCCCATCATCGACGACCAGGGGCATCTGACCGGCCTCATCACCGTCAAGGACTTCGTCAAGACCGAGCAGTACCCCTCGGCCACCAAGGATGAGGCGGGCCGCCTGGTGGTGGGCGCGGCCGTCGGCTACTGGGGCGACACCTGGGACCGGGCCGCGGCACTGGCCGAGGCCGGGGTGGACGTCATCGTGGTGGACACCGCCAATGGCGGCGCCGCCCTGGCCCTGGAGATGATCTCCCGGCTGAAGACCGATCCCGCCTTCGGCGGCGTGGAGATCATCGGGGGCAACGTGGCCACCCGCGAGGGCGCCCAGGCCCTCATCGACGCCGGCGCCGACGCCGTCAAGGTGGGCGTGGGGCCGGGCTCCATCTGCACCACCCGTGTGGTGGCCGGCGTGGGCGTCCCCCAGGTCACCGCCGTCTACGAGGCCGCCCGCGCCTGCACCCCCGCAGGCATCCCGCTCATCGCCGACGGCGGTCTGCAGTACTCCGGCGACATCGCCAAGGCGCTGGTGGCCGGGGCGGACACCGTCATGCTCGGCTCCCTGCTGGCCGGGTGCACCGAGTCCCCCGGGGACCTGGTCTTCGTCAACGGCAAGCAGTGGAAGCGCTACCGCGGCATGGGCTCCCTGGGCGCCATGAGCTCGCGCGGGCGCACCTCCTTCTCCAAGGACCGCTACTTCCAGGCCGATGTCTCGGGTGATGACAAGCTCATCCCCGAGGGCATCGAGGGGCAGGTCCCCTACTCCGGGGCGCTGGGCGACGTCGTCTACCAGCTGGTGGGCGGGCTGCACCAGTCGATGTTCTACGTCGGTGCCCGCACCATCGCCGACCTCAAGGAGCGCGGACAGTTCGTGCGCATCACCAGTGCGGGCCTCAAGGAGTCCCACCCCCACGACGTCAAGATGACCGTGGAGGCCCCCAACTACACCGGGCGCCAGGAGGCCTGA
- a CDS encoding exonuclease domain-containing protein, whose protein sequence is MSHARPDAPRPSAAPATWVEGPLLGFDTETTGVDPRQDRLVTAALVARGPRLPDGTRSQETRTWLADPGVEIPEAATAVHGVSTQRARAEGRPLAEVLAEVSDRLVAAMGAGTPVVAFNSSYDLTLLEAELARHGLSTMRERLGRELGPIADPLVIDRGVDRWRRGKRRLSDLCTVYGVEAGALHTAEVDVAATLDVLEALVAAYPEVGRLAVEELVPWQARAHRQWAQSFNEWLSRANPGREGAQTSWPLPSS, encoded by the coding sequence ATGAGCCACGCACGCCCTGACGCCCCCCGCCCCTCAGCAGCCCCCGCCACCTGGGTGGAGGGCCCGCTCCTGGGATTCGACACCGAGACCACGGGGGTCGACCCCCGCCAGGACCGCCTGGTGACCGCCGCCCTGGTGGCCCGAGGCCCCAGGCTGCCCGACGGCACGCGTAGCCAGGAGACCCGCACCTGGCTGGCCGACCCCGGCGTGGAGATCCCCGAGGCGGCCACCGCCGTGCACGGGGTGAGCACACAGCGGGCCCGCGCCGAGGGCCGGCCGCTGGCGGAGGTCCTGGCCGAGGTCAGTGACCGGCTCGTGGCGGCGATGGGCGCCGGCACCCCGGTGGTGGCCTTCAACAGCTCCTACGACCTCACGCTCCTGGAGGCCGAGCTCGCCCGCCACGGCCTGTCCACCATGCGCGAGCGCCTGGGCCGCGAGCTGGGCCCCATCGCCGACCCCCTGGTCATCGACCGCGGCGTCGACCGGTGGCGCAGGGGCAAGCGCCGCCTGAGCGACCTGTGCACCGTCTACGGCGTGGAGGCGGGGGCCCTGCACACCGCCGAGGTGGATGTGGCCGCCACCCTGGATGTCCTGGAGGCACTGGTCGCGGCATACCCCGAGGTCGGCCGCCTGGCCGTTGAGGAGCTCGTCCCCTGGCAGGCGCGGGCGCACCGCCAGTGGGCGCAGAGCTTCAACGAGTGGCTGAGCCGGGCCAATCCCGGCCGCGAGGGGGCGCAGACCTCCTGGCCGCTGCCCTCGTCCTGA
- a CDS encoding GuaB3 family IMP dehydrogenase-related protein yields the protein MSSEIEIGRSKRARRAYSFDDIALVPARRTRDTTEVRVGWQIDAYHVDLPVMASPMDSVMSPHTAIMVGELGGIGVLDLEGLWTRYEDPAPALERIRQAPPQEATRVLQEVYRAPVRPELITECLSRIRQAGVVVAGRLSPAQTQRHWRTVVEAGVDLLVIRGSFVSAEHVSGSAEPLNLKRFIYELDVPVIVGGVTTYTAALHLMRTGAAGVLVGQGGGASSSVRQVLGLHMPMATAVADVAGARRDYLDESGGRYVHVIADGSVGNSGDVVKAIACGADAVMLGAALARAQEAPGGGYHWGAEARHERLPRGFRSHVGTVGTMAEILNGPSDRADGTLNIMGALRRTLATTGYSDVKELQRVEIVLAPYEAS from the coding sequence ATGAGCTCAGAGATCGAGATCGGACGCTCCAAGAGGGCCCGCCGCGCCTACTCCTTCGACGATATCGCCCTGGTCCCCGCCAGGCGCACCCGCGACACCACCGAGGTGCGCGTGGGCTGGCAGATCGACGCCTACCATGTGGACCTGCCCGTCATGGCCTCGCCGATGGACTCGGTGATGAGCCCGCACACGGCGATCATGGTCGGCGAGCTCGGCGGCATCGGCGTGCTGGACCTGGAGGGCCTGTGGACCCGCTACGAGGACCCCGCCCCGGCCCTGGAGCGCATCCGCCAGGCCCCGCCGCAGGAGGCCACCCGCGTCCTGCAGGAGGTCTACCGGGCCCCGGTCAGACCCGAGCTCATCACCGAGTGCCTCAGCCGCATCCGCCAGGCGGGCGTCGTCGTCGCCGGGCGGCTGAGCCCGGCCCAGACCCAGCGGCACTGGCGCACCGTGGTGGAGGCGGGGGTGGACCTGCTGGTCATCCGCGGCTCCTTCGTCTCGGCCGAGCACGTCTCGGGATCCGCCGAGCCCCTCAATCTCAAGCGCTTCATCTACGAGCTCGACGTTCCGGTCATCGTGGGCGGGGTGACGACCTACACCGCGGCCCTCCACCTCATGCGCACCGGGGCCGCCGGGGTCCTGGTGGGCCAGGGCGGCGGGGCCTCCTCCTCGGTGCGCCAGGTCCTGGGCCTGCACATGCCCATGGCCACCGCCGTGGCCGACGTCGCCGGGGCGCGGCGCGACTACCTCGATGAGTCCGGGGGCCGCTACGTCCACGTCATCGCCGACGGCTCCGTGGGCAATTCCGGCGACGTGGTCAAGGCCATCGCCTGCGGTGCCGACGCCGTCATGCTCGGAGCCGCCCTGGCCCGCGCCCAGGAGGCCCCGGGCGGCGGCTACCACTGGGGCGCCGAGGCCAGGCACGAGCGCCTGCCGCGGGGCTTCCGCAGCCATGTGGGAACCGTGGGCACCATGGCCGAGATCCTCAACGGCCCCTCGGACCGCGCCGACGGCACCCTCAACATCATGGGGGCCCTGCGGCGCACCCTGGCCACCACCGGATACAGCGACGTCAAGGAGCTCCAGCGCGTGGAGATCGTGCTGGCCCCCTACGAGGCCTCGTAA
- a CDS encoding HPr family phosphocarrier protein has protein sequence MAQVTATIASKVGLHARPAATFVKAVAEKGVPVTIAKEGGAAVDASSILGVMTLGAGFGDVVTLTSEADGAETALEELKALLETDLDA, from the coding sequence ATGGCCCAGGTCACCGCCACCATCGCTTCCAAGGTCGGTCTGCACGCCCGTCCTGCCGCCACCTTCGTCAAGGCCGTCGCTGAGAAGGGTGTTCCCGTCACCATCGCCAAGGAGGGCGGCGCTGCCGTGGACGCCTCCTCGATCCTGGGTGTCATGACCCTGGGCGCCGGCTTCGGCGATGTGGTCACCCTGACCTCCGAGGCCGACGGCGCCGAGACCGCCCTGGAGGAGCTCAAGGCCCTCCTGGAGACCGACCTCGACGCCTGA
- a CDS encoding sodium:solute symporter family protein gives MSSPLASASATLIEAEWYDYIPIVIYFAFVIGVGLMVRAQATTSDEFLTSGRSLPAWVTGIAFVSANLGAVEIMGMSANGAQYGMPTFHYFWIGAIPAMLFLGLVMMPFYYGSKVRSVPEFMLKRYGVAAHLVNSLSFALAQLLIAGINLFLLGKIMNWLLGWPLWVGLIVAAVIVYTYITMGGLSAAIYNEVLQFFVIVAALLPLTIIGLHRVGGWDGLTTRITNSALAAGSDPAQQLHSWPGNAISGFSSDVLSVVGLVFGLGFVLSFGYWTTNFVEVQRAMASDSISAAQSTPIIGTFVKMLVPFLVIVPGMVAGVLVIEVQQLKAGATGAYEYNDAILYLMRDVLPNGLLGLAITGLLASFMAGMAANISAFNTVWGVDIYQGYLNKDADDAHYLRVGRLSTLAASAIAILTALIASHYSNLMDYLQTLFSMFNAPLFATFIIGMFWRRATAAAGWVGLVAGTLGALAVNILLWTEVLSMPGQGGAFLAAGVAFVVDVVVTVAVTMVTQPKPEAELQGFVYSLTPKSERTDPHLHELPWYRRPVPLAIIAAALVITLNSVFH, from the coding sequence ATGTCCTCCCCCCTGGCCTCCGCCTCGGCCACGCTCATCGAGGCTGAGTGGTACGACTACATCCCCATCGTCATCTACTTCGCCTTCGTCATCGGGGTGGGCCTCATGGTCCGCGCCCAGGCCACCACCTCCGATGAGTTCCTCACCTCGGGCCGCTCACTACCGGCCTGGGTCACCGGCATCGCCTTCGTCTCGGCGAATCTGGGTGCGGTGGAGATCATGGGCATGTCGGCCAACGGCGCCCAGTACGGCATGCCGACCTTCCACTACTTCTGGATCGGCGCCATCCCGGCCATGCTCTTCCTGGGACTGGTGATGATGCCCTTCTACTACGGCTCCAAGGTCCGCTCCGTGCCAGAGTTCATGCTCAAGCGCTACGGCGTGGCGGCCCATCTGGTCAACTCCCTGAGCTTCGCCCTGGCCCAGCTGCTCATCGCCGGCATCAACCTCTTCCTGCTGGGCAAGATCATGAACTGGCTGCTGGGCTGGCCCCTGTGGGTGGGGCTCATCGTCGCGGCCGTCATCGTCTACACCTACATCACGATGGGCGGGCTGTCGGCGGCCATCTACAACGAGGTGCTCCAGTTCTTCGTCATCGTGGCGGCGCTGCTGCCGCTGACCATCATCGGCCTGCACCGCGTGGGCGGCTGGGACGGACTGACCACGCGGATCACCAACAGCGCACTGGCGGCCGGCTCGGATCCCGCCCAGCAGCTCCACTCCTGGCCGGGCAATGCGATCTCCGGCTTCAGCTCCGATGTGCTGTCCGTAGTGGGCCTGGTCTTCGGCCTGGGCTTCGTGCTCTCCTTCGGCTACTGGACGACGAACTTCGTGGAGGTCCAGCGCGCCATGGCCTCGGACTCCATCTCCGCGGCCCAGTCCACCCCGATCATCGGCACCTTCGTCAAGATGCTGGTGCCCTTCCTGGTCATCGTGCCCGGAATGGTCGCAGGCGTCCTGGTCATCGAGGTCCAGCAGCTCAAGGCCGGGGCCACAGGCGCCTACGAGTACAACGACGCGATCCTCTACCTCATGCGCGATGTGCTGCCCAACGGTCTGCTGGGCCTGGCCATCACCGGTCTCCTGGCCTCCTTCATGGCCGGTATGGCCGCCAATATCTCCGCCTTCAACACGGTGTGGGGGGTGGACATCTACCAGGGCTATCTCAACAAGGACGCCGACGACGCCCACTACCTCAGGGTCGGCAGGCTCTCGACCCTGGCCGCCTCCGCGATCGCGATCCTCACCGCACTGATCGCCTCGCACTACTCCAACCTCATGGACTACCTCCAGACCCTGTTCTCGATGTTCAACGCGCCCCTGTTCGCGACCTTCATCATCGGGATGTTCTGGAGGCGGGCCACGGCCGCCGCCGGCTGGGTGGGCCTGGTGGCCGGGACCCTGGGCGCCCTGGCGGTCAACATCCTGCTGTGGACCGAGGTGCTGTCCATGCCGGGCCAGGGGGGAGCCTTCCTGGCCGCCGGAGTGGCCTTCGTCGTCGACGTCGTGGTCACGGTGGCGGTCACGATGGTCACCCAGCCCAAGCCCGAGGCCGAGCTCCAGGGCTTCGTCTACTCCCTGACCCCCAAGAGCGAGCGCACCGACCCGCACCTGCACGAGCTGCCCTGGTACCGACGTCCCGTCCCGCTGGCGATCATCGCCGCGGCCCTGGTCATCACCCTCAACAGCGTCTTCCACTGA
- a CDS encoding ribonuclease H family protein: MTIIAAADGSALGNPGPAGWAWYVDEGCWAAGGWPSATNNRGELTAVLELLHATRAAGLAGEDLLIQCDSQYVINSLTKWMAGWKRRGWRKADGKPVLNADLMQALDEALAGRSVRFEWVRGHVGHPMNEAADSRARAAATAYQRGTPVPGGPGWPGAGEGDRGPAVVGSSEDDDGAVVPGATAARRARLREESGTLF; the protein is encoded by the coding sequence ATGACGATCATCGCGGCGGCGGACGGATCCGCCCTGGGCAATCCCGGCCCGGCGGGCTGGGCATGGTATGTGGACGAGGGCTGCTGGGCGGCGGGAGGCTGGCCGAGCGCCACGAACAACCGTGGCGAGCTCACCGCCGTCCTGGAGCTGCTGCATGCCACCCGGGCCGCGGGGCTGGCAGGGGAGGATCTGCTCATCCAGTGCGACTCCCAGTACGTCATCAACTCCCTGACCAAGTGGATGGCCGGGTGGAAGAGGCGCGGCTGGCGCAAGGCCGATGGCAAGCCGGTGCTCAACGCCGATCTCATGCAGGCCCTCGATGAGGCGCTCGCGGGCCGTTCGGTGCGTTTTGAGTGGGTGCGCGGCCATGTGGGCCACCCCATGAACGAGGCGGCGGACTCCCGTGCCCGCGCGGCGGCCACCGCCTACCAGCGTGGGACCCCGGTACCCGGCGGGCCGGGATGGCCGGGGGCGGGTGAGGGAGACCGCGGCCCCGCCGTCGTCGGATCCTCTGAGGACGACGACGGCGCTGTGGTCCCCGGGGCGACTGCGGCCCGCCGTGCCCGGCTGCGCGAGGAGAGCGGCACGCTGTTCTGA
- a CDS encoding GtrA family protein: protein MTASAALPLSLDSISFHGLAVLRERVPTAVLFAASSLSSWMVDYMLVLILSGMTGSVLGAVVSARLVSSAMNFLVNRSLFAACERDSASLGRAAMGYATVQACLMSASYLGLEALTAVGLPLWLAKILADSTLFVVNYLAQSRLVYR, encoded by the coding sequence ATGACCGCAAGCGCCGCCCTCCCGCTCTCCCTTGACAGCATCTCCTTCCATGGCCTGGCCGTCCTGCGCGAGCGGGTCCCCACCGCGGTGCTCTTCGCCGCCTCGTCGCTGTCCAGCTGGATGGTGGACTACATGCTGGTGCTCATCCTCAGCGGTATGACCGGGTCGGTCCTCGGTGCGGTGGTCAGCGCCCGCCTGGTGTCCAGCGCGATGAACTTCCTGGTCAACCGGAGCCTGTTCGCCGCATGCGAGCGGGACTCCGCCTCCCTGGGGCGTGCCGCGATGGGCTACGCCACCGTGCAGGCCTGCCTCATGAGCGCCTCCTACCTCGGGCTCGAGGCCCTCACGGCGGTGGGCCTACCCCTGTGGCTGGCCAAGATCCTGGCCGACTCCACGCTCTTCGTCGTCAACTACCTGGCCCAGTCCCGCCTCGTCTACCGCTGA
- a CDS encoding acetate/propionate family kinase, with product MTQQAQRTVLVINSGSSSIKYQLVDPDSGRALASGLVERIGEETGAITHKHEGRTTEITQAVPDHGAGLAQVLRLFEEKGPSLAEAHIVAVGHRVVQGGRHFSGPALIDDDVVALIEELVPLGPLHNPAHLKGIEVGRSLLSDVPHVAVFDTAFFQDLPEEAARYALDREVADRYSIRRYGAHGTSHQFVSGEVSALLGRADLKQIVLHLGNGASASAVVAGHAVETSMGLTPLEGLVMGGRTGDIDPAAVFHLARVAGMSIDEIDHLFNRGSGMKGLSGDNDMREVWKRVAAGEQEARDAMDVYLHRLTKYVGAYTAVMGGLDALTFTAGIGENDARLRRELCQRLAFLGIELDEAANEERADGARVISTPGSAVTVLVVPTNEELAIARQAVTLL from the coding sequence GTGACCCAGCAGGCCCAGCGCACCGTCCTCGTCATCAACTCCGGCTCCTCCTCCATCAAGTACCAGCTCGTCGACCCCGACTCCGGCCGGGCCCTGGCCTCCGGGCTGGTCGAGCGCATCGGGGAGGAGACCGGCGCCATCACCCACAAGCACGAGGGCCGGACCACCGAGATCACCCAGGCCGTACCCGACCACGGCGCCGGCCTGGCCCAGGTGCTGCGCCTCTTCGAGGAGAAGGGGCCCTCCCTGGCCGAGGCCCACATCGTGGCCGTGGGGCACCGGGTCGTCCAGGGCGGGCGCCACTTCTCCGGCCCCGCCCTCATCGACGACGACGTCGTGGCCCTCATCGAGGAGCTCGTGCCGCTGGGCCCGCTGCACAACCCCGCCCACCTCAAGGGCATCGAGGTGGGACGTAGCCTCCTGAGCGACGTGCCCCACGTGGCCGTGTTCGACACCGCCTTCTTCCAGGACCTGCCCGAGGAGGCCGCCCGCTACGCCCTGGACCGCGAGGTCGCCGACCGCTACTCCATCCGCCGCTACGGGGCCCACGGCACCAGCCACCAGTTCGTCTCCGGCGAGGTCTCCGCGCTGCTGGGCCGGGCGGACCTCAAGCAGATCGTCCTGCACCTGGGCAACGGGGCCTCGGCCTCCGCCGTCGTGGCCGGGCACGCCGTGGAGACCTCCATGGGCCTGACGCCCCTGGAGGGCCTGGTCATGGGCGGGCGCACCGGGGATATCGACCCGGCGGCCGTCTTCCACCTGGCGCGTGTGGCGGGCATGAGCATCGATGAGATCGACCACCTGTTCAACCGCGGCTCGGGCATGAAGGGCCTGAGCGGGGACAACGACATGCGCGAGGTGTGGAAGCGCGTGGCCGCCGGGGAGCAGGAGGCCCGCGACGCCATGGACGTCTACCTGCACCGGCTGACCAAGTACGTGGGCGCCTACACCGCCGTCATGGGCGGGCTGGACGCCCTGACCTTCACCGCCGGCATCGGGGAGAACGACGCCCGCCTGCGCCGCGAGCTGTGCCAGCGCCTGGCCTTCCTGGGCATCGAGCTCGATGAGGCGGCCAATGAGGAGCGCGCCGATGGGGCCCGCGTCATCTCCACTCCCGGCTCCGCGGTGACCGTGCTGGTCGTGCCCACCAACGAGGAGCTGGCCATCGCCCGCCAGGCCGTCACCCTCCTCTAA